The Thermithiobacillus plumbiphilus genome includes a window with the following:
- a CDS encoding P-II family nitrogen regulator — protein MKLIIAIIKPFKLDDVREALSEIGVRGVTVTEVKGFGRQKGHTELYRGAEYVVDFLPKVRLDVVVPDDLLDQAIEGIERAARTGKIGDGKIFVQPIERAVRIRTGETDGEAL, from the coding sequence ATGAAACTCATCATAGCAATCATCAAGCCCTTCAAGCTCGACGATGTGCGCGAGGCGCTCTCGGAGATCGGTGTGCGCGGCGTCACGGTCACCGAGGTCAAGGGTTTCGGGCGCCAGAAGGGCCACACCGAACTCTATCGCGGTGCTGAATACGTGGTCGATTTCCTGCCCAAGGTGCGGCTCGATGTGGTGGTGCCGGATGACCTGCTGGACCAGGCCATAGAAGGCATCGAACGCGCGGCACGCACCGGCAAGATCGGCGACGGCAAGATCTTCGTCCAGCCCATCGAGCGGGCGGTGCGCATCCGTACCGGCGAAACCGACGGCGAAGCACTCTGA
- a CDS encoding cation:proton antiporter: MSFYDKVAGLLLMASLLGAVALALRQPLIVAFIATGILAGPVGLGLVTAESSLDLLASLGVTILLFVVGLKLDIHLVRNLGWVVLLIGFGQIGLSFALGFLLALALGMMPLTAFYLAVALTFSSTIIVVKLLSDRRELDSLHGRITMGVLIVQDLTVAIAMMVLSVFGPDAGNGIGPDGLLWLPLKLAVMLAGLLLLMRYGLPRLLHVIARSGELLMLVAVAWGATLASLGEMLGLSQELGALLAGFSLASTPFREAISTRLSSLRDFLLLFFFVDLGANLGFPAFGWALPVALALSIFILLGKPLIVMGIMGYLGYRRFTAFQTGLALAQISEFSFILVALGVSLGHIPAAVAGLVTLVGLVTITLSAYMIHYAHRLYPVLDPWLKRFERRHPHREEIELDEQPKQASRPVDIIIYGLGRYGLHLAERLSQRGLRVVGVDFNPDLLRFYRDRPLEVRFGDAEDPDFPETLPLDEARWVVSTLASGAVNLALLQNLRTQGYRGMVVLTAHNERDAGRLCQAGADRVLLPFKDAASFAAEIVADDVLVESCPVRPGRDAS, translated from the coding sequence GTGAGTTTCTACGACAAGGTTGCTGGATTGCTGCTGATGGCGTCGCTGCTGGGCGCTGTCGCCCTGGCTTTGCGCCAGCCGCTGATCGTGGCCTTCATCGCGACCGGCATCCTGGCCGGCCCGGTCGGGCTGGGACTGGTGACCGCCGAGAGTTCGCTGGACCTGCTGGCCAGTCTCGGTGTCACCATCCTGCTCTTTGTGGTGGGGCTCAAGCTCGACATTCATCTGGTCCGCAATCTGGGTTGGGTGGTGCTGCTGATCGGTTTCGGGCAAATCGGCCTGAGTTTCGCGCTCGGTTTCCTGCTGGCGCTGGCGCTGGGCATGATGCCGCTGACGGCCTTCTATCTGGCGGTCGCGCTGACCTTCTCCAGCACCATCATCGTCGTCAAGCTGCTGTCGGACCGGCGCGAACTCGATTCCCTGCACGGGCGCATCACCATGGGGGTGCTGATCGTGCAGGATCTGACCGTGGCCATTGCCATGATGGTCCTGAGCGTGTTCGGGCCCGATGCGGGGAACGGCATTGGGCCGGATGGCCTGTTGTGGCTGCCCCTGAAACTGGCCGTGATGTTGGCTGGCTTGCTGCTGTTGATGCGCTATGGCCTGCCCCGATTGCTGCACGTCATCGCCCGTTCCGGCGAACTGCTGATGCTGGTGGCGGTGGCCTGGGGCGCCACCCTGGCGAGCCTTGGGGAGATGCTGGGGCTGAGCCAGGAACTCGGCGCTCTGCTGGCCGGTTTCTCACTGGCCTCGACGCCTTTTCGGGAAGCCATCAGCACCCGTCTGTCGAGCCTGCGGGACTTTCTGCTGCTGTTCTTTTTCGTGGATCTCGGCGCCAATCTCGGCTTTCCCGCCTTCGGCTGGGCCCTGCCCGTGGCCTTGGCGCTTTCAATCTTCATCCTGTTGGGCAAGCCCCTGATCGTGATGGGGATCATGGGTTATCTGGGCTATCGGCGTTTTACCGCTTTCCAGACCGGGCTGGCACTGGCGCAGATCAGCGAATTCTCCTTCATCCTGGTGGCCCTGGGCGTGAGCCTTGGCCACATCCCGGCCGCCGTGGCGGGGCTGGTGACGCTCGTCGGCCTGGTCACCATCACCCTCTCCGCTTACATGATCCATTACGCGCACCGGCTCTATCCCGTGCTCGATCCCTGGCTCAAGCGCTTCGAGCGCCGGCATCCGCATCGCGAGGAAATCGAACTGGATGAGCAGCCAAAACAGGCCAGCCGCCCGGTGGACATCATCATCTACGGGCTTGGCCGCTACGGTCTGCATCTGGCGGAACGCCTGAGTCAGCGGGGGCTGCGGGTGGTGGGCGTGGATTTCAACCCGGATCTGCTGCGGTTCTATCGCGACCGGCCGCTGGAAGTGCGTTTCGGCGATGCCGAGGATCCGGATTTTCCGGAAACCCTGCCGCTCGATGAGGCGCGCTGGGTGGTGAGCACGCTGGCTTCCGGCGCGGTCAATCTGGCCCTGTTGCAGAACCTGCGCACCCAGGGCTATCGCGGCATGGTGGTGCTGACAGCACACAACGAGCGGGATGCCGGACGACTGTGTCAGGCGGGTGCCGACCGGGTGCTGCTGCCGTTCAAGGATGCCGCGAGCTTTGCCGCGGAGATCGTGGCGGATGACGTGCTGGTGGAGTCCTGCCCGGTGAGGCCCGGAAGGGACGCTAGCTGA
- a CDS encoding accessory factor UbiK family protein: MTRNTLLDELVRGVTETVVRLGSVKDDVEKQVRATISASLERLDVVTRDEMEVQRALVSRLRERVELLEQRVNAMGGGGQPDPDDAEQAGLATGRKPERPNTAASGQWANDEPGAD, translated from the coding sequence ATGACGAGAAATACCCTGCTTGATGAACTGGTCCGCGGCGTCACGGAAACCGTGGTGAGACTGGGTTCGGTCAAGGACGATGTCGAAAAACAGGTCCGCGCCACGATCTCCGCCAGCCTGGAGCGCCTGGATGTCGTGACCCGGGACGAAATGGAAGTGCAGCGGGCCCTGGTCAGCCGGCTGCGCGAACGGGTGGAGCTGCTGGAACAGCGGGTCAATGCCATGGGTGGTGGCGGCCAGCCGGATCCGGATGATGCCGAGCAGGCCGGACTCGCCACTGGCCGCAAACCGGAGCGCCCCAACACGGCGGCCTCCGGCCAGTGGGCCAATGACGAACCCGGCGCAGACTGA
- a CDS encoding UbiH/UbiF/VisC/COQ6 family ubiquinone biosynthesis hydroxylase — translation MLASEQEPDIIIAGGGMVGAALGLALSDSLLQIRLAEARPLHLIEQPDPLERASLIAEGSARFLQTLGTDIGRIGTPVKRMRVWDDDHFGGIQLDAEEAGAAQLGFIVENRRLEQTLHQALATRSNATLAYGARLRSAQPRGDEIGVDDGDRHWRTRLLAIAEGRESGLRQALGIPTLRSNYEQQGIIATVWTERPHGNTAFQRFLPTGPIAMLPFSPAPDGSPRCSLVWSARDSRARALMALEDETFLRELQLAFGPVLGRLYRIGPRAAFPLSALHARSYIDERSVLLGDSAHGVHPLAGLGVNLGLRDAECLADLVREAARRGEDWGRRELLRRYEVTRRPDNLATLAATDSFHRLFSNRIRPLAWLRNAGMLATQLTPPLKRVLIRQAMGLGGRNHLPEKA, via the coding sequence ATGCTGGCCTCTGAACAAGAACCCGACATCATCATTGCCGGTGGCGGCATGGTCGGCGCCGCCCTGGGCCTGGCCCTCAGCGACTCGCTGTTGCAAATCCGGCTTGCCGAAGCCCGTCCGCTACACCTGATCGAGCAACCCGACCCGCTGGAGCGGGCCAGTCTGATTGCCGAAGGCTCTGCACGCTTCCTGCAAACCCTCGGGACCGACATCGGCAGGATCGGCACCCCGGTCAAGCGCATGCGCGTCTGGGACGACGACCACTTCGGCGGCATCCAGCTCGATGCCGAGGAAGCCGGCGCCGCCCAGCTCGGCTTCATCGTCGAGAACCGCCGGCTTGAGCAAACGCTTCACCAGGCGCTGGCCACGCGCAGCAATGCCACACTGGCCTATGGCGCGCGCCTGCGGTCAGCCCAGCCCCGGGGCGATGAAATCGGCGTGGATGATGGTGATCGACACTGGCGCACGCGCCTGCTGGCCATCGCCGAAGGGCGGGAATCCGGACTGCGCCAGGCGCTCGGCATCCCCACCCTGCGCAGCAACTATGAGCAACAGGGCATCATCGCCACGGTCTGGACCGAGCGTCCGCACGGCAACACCGCCTTCCAGCGATTCCTGCCGACCGGTCCGATCGCCATGCTGCCCTTTTCGCCCGCGCCCGACGGCAGCCCGCGCTGCTCGCTGGTCTGGAGCGCCCGCGACAGCCGGGCGCGGGCCTTGATGGCGCTGGAGGACGAGACCTTCCTCAGGGAACTGCAACTCGCCTTCGGGCCGGTGCTGGGCCGCCTGTACCGGATCGGTCCGCGCGCCGCCTTCCCCTTAAGTGCCCTGCACGCCCGCTCCTACATCGATGAGCGCAGCGTCTTGCTGGGCGACAGCGCCCACGGCGTGCATCCGCTGGCGGGGCTGGGCGTGAATCTCGGCCTGCGCGATGCCGAGTGTCTGGCGGATCTGGTGCGAGAAGCCGCAAGGCGCGGCGAGGACTGGGGCCGGCGCGAACTGCTGCGCCGCTACGAGGTCACGCGCCGTCCCGACAATCTCGCCACCCTGGCGGCCACCGACAGCTTCCACCGGCTTTTTTCCAATCGCATCAGGCCGCTCGCCTGGCTGCGCAATGCCGGCATGCTGGCGACACAGTTGACGCCGCCCCTGAAGCGCGTATTGATCCGCCAGGCCATGGGACTTGGCGGACGGAACCATCTACCCGAAAAGGCGTAG
- a CDS encoding ammonium transporter, whose amino-acid sequence MKIMANGLAGTLLAFCLLSGAALAQDAPATPATPDATTEAPAAMPAPAPSPEAAAPEAAAAPAEADTPTLDSGNTAWMLVATALVLLMTIPGVALFYGGMVRQKNVLGTMMQSFAITALVTIVWMVAGYSLAFSEGGPFVGGLSKLFLNGIGVDSLSGTIPETVFMTFQMTFAIITPALITGAFAERMKFSALLWFMGLWSLLVYAPITHWVWASDGWLFAKGILDYAGGTVVHINAGVAGLVAALVLGRRIGYKKEPMPPHNLILTVIGASMLWVGWFGFNAGSALAADGRAGMAMAVTQIATGAAALAWMFAEWMSHNKPSVLGIASGAVAGLVAITPASGFVGPMGALAIGLVAGVVCFWGATSLKNALGYDDSLDAFGVHAIGGIVGAILTGVFAVKGIGGTAGLLEGNAGQVVTQLIGVGATIGYTVVLTFVILKVLDLVMGLRVAEEAEREGLDVSQHGERVYSS is encoded by the coding sequence ATGAAAATAATGGCAAACGGCCTGGCCGGTACTTTACTGGCGTTCTGCCTGTTATCAGGCGCTGCACTGGCTCAGGATGCACCGGCCACCCCCGCGACCCCTGATGCCACGACCGAGGCCCCGGCTGCAATGCCTGCACCCGCTCCAAGCCCTGAGGCAGCCGCACCCGAGGCGGCGGCTGCTCCCGCCGAGGCGGACACGCCCACGCTGGATTCGGGCAACACTGCCTGGATGCTGGTGGCCACGGCGCTGGTGCTGCTGATGACCATCCCGGGCGTGGCGCTCTTTTATGGCGGCATGGTGCGTCAGAAGAACGTGCTCGGCACCATGATGCAGAGCTTCGCCATCACCGCCCTGGTGACCATCGTTTGGATGGTGGCTGGCTACAGCCTGGCCTTCAGCGAGGGCGGGCCCTTCGTGGGCGGCTTGAGCAAGCTCTTTCTCAATGGCATCGGCGTGGACAGTCTGAGCGGGACCATTCCGGAAACCGTCTTCATGACCTTCCAGATGACCTTCGCCATCATCACCCCGGCCCTGATCACTGGCGCCTTCGCCGAGCGCATGAAGTTCTCGGCCCTGCTGTGGTTCATGGGGCTGTGGTCGCTGCTGGTCTATGCGCCCATCACGCACTGGGTCTGGGCCTCGGATGGCTGGCTCTTCGCCAAGGGGATTCTCGACTACGCTGGCGGCACGGTGGTGCACATCAATGCCGGGGTCGCGGGACTGGTGGCCGCCCTGGTGCTGGGCAGGCGCATCGGTTACAAAAAGGAGCCCATGCCGCCCCATAACCTGATTCTGACCGTCATTGGCGCCTCGATGCTGTGGGTGGGCTGGTTCGGCTTCAATGCCGGCAGTGCGCTGGCGGCGGATGGCCGTGCGGGTATGGCCATGGCGGTGACACAGATCGCCACGGGCGCCGCGGCACTGGCCTGGATGTTTGCCGAATGGATGAGCCACAACAAGCCCAGCGTGCTCGGGATCGCTTCAGGTGCGGTGGCGGGCCTGGTGGCCATCACTCCGGCTTCAGGTTTCGTCGGCCCCATGGGCGCATTGGCCATCGGTCTCGTTGCCGGCGTGGTCTGCTTCTGGGGGGCGACCAGCCTCAAGAATGCGCTGGGTTATGACGACTCCCTGGATGCCTTTGGCGTGCATGCCATCGGTGGCATCGTCGGCGCGATCCTGACCGGTGTCTTCGCGGTCAAGGGCATCGGTGGTACGGCGGGCCTGCTGGAAGGCAATGCCGGCCAGGTCGTGACGCAACTCATCGGCGTCGGCGCCACCATCGGCTACACCGTGGTGCTCACCTTCGTCATCCTCAAGGTGCTGGACCTGGTGATGGGCCTGCGCGTGGCGGAAGAAGCCGAGCGCGAGGGTCTGGACGTCAGCCAGCATGGTGAACGCGTTTACAGTAGCTGA
- a CDS encoding tRNA threonylcarbamoyladenosine dehydratase: MNHPFARTEILIGPEGLARLAGKHVLIAGLGGVGGAAAEAIARSGVGEITLLDHDVVSISNLNRQLVALHSTLGQPKTESMAARIRDINPDARLHVRTEFLQKQEAAALVANGNFDFVLDCIDSLACKTALVVACLSQGVPVASSMGAGGRLDPSRARVSTLEKTSVCGLAREMRANLRKLRLRANYPVVYSDEIPRPPLPPQPIDGPIPSRPRAVNGTISYMPSLFGFMLAGVAVQHLLSGSDA, translated from the coding sequence ATGAATCATCCCTTTGCCCGCACTGAAATCCTGATCGGTCCCGAGGGCCTGGCCCGGCTCGCCGGCAAGCACGTGCTCATCGCCGGTCTCGGCGGGGTGGGTGGGGCGGCGGCCGAAGCCATCGCCCGCAGCGGGGTGGGCGAGATCACCCTGCTCGATCATGACGTGGTCAGCATCAGCAATCTAAATCGTCAACTGGTGGCCCTGCATTCCACCCTCGGCCAGCCCAAGACCGAGTCAATGGCGGCGCGCATCAGGGACATCAACCCCGACGCCCGGCTGCATGTGCGTACCGAGTTTCTGCAAAAACAGGAAGCCGCGGCGCTGGTGGCAAATGGCAATTTCGACTTCGTGCTCGACTGCATCGACAGTCTCGCCTGCAAGACCGCGCTGGTGGTTGCCTGCCTGAGCCAGGGCGTGCCCGTGGCGTCGAGCATGGGGGCCGGCGGGCGGCTGGATCCGTCGCGCGCGCGGGTGAGCACCCTCGAAAAGACCAGTGTCTGCGGCTTGGCCCGGGAGATGCGCGCCAACCTGCGCAAGTTGCGCCTGCGCGCAAACTACCCGGTGGTCTACTCCGACGAGATCCCGCGTCCGCCGCTGCCGCCTCAGCCCATCGACGGCCCCATTCCGAGCCGCCCGCGTGCCGTCAACGGCACCATCTCCTACATGCCCTCGCTGTTTGGCTTCATGCTGGCTGGAGTCGCCGTGCAGCACCTGCTGTCAGGTTCGGATGCTTGA
- a CDS encoding SCP2 sterol-binding domain-containing protein, producing the protein MKFMSPEWIRAVSKQWNTHDEMQSMLKNFNATIEYSVEDRPDMPPVMMFVKAGKAIYAGPSDGRRRDFIISAKLENWQKLITGEMSGKMGLMTKRINFKGSMMTAMKYMTPFNIHMSIMGEIPASFDL; encoded by the coding sequence ATGAAATTCATGAGTCCGGAGTGGATCCGCGCGGTGTCAAAACAGTGGAACACTCACGACGAAATGCAGAGCATGCTGAAAAACTTCAATGCCACCATCGAATACAGTGTCGAGGATCGGCCGGACATGCCGCCGGTGATGATGTTCGTGAAGGCCGGCAAGGCCATCTATGCCGGGCCCTCGGATGGTCGGCGGCGTGACTTCATCATCTCCGCGAAGCTCGAGAACTGGCAGAAACTCATTACCGGCGAGATGAGCGGCAAAATGGGGCTGATGACCAAGCGCATCAACTTCAAGGGCTCGATGATGACGGCCATGAAGTACATGACCCCTTTCAATATCCACATGAGCATCATGGGTGAAATCCCCGCCAGCTTCGATCTCTAG
- a CDS encoding TatD family hydrolase, translating into MRLFDSHAHFDDDSFDADRPAALARAREAGVIAQLVPAISARLWPRLREVCNADEHLYPAYGLHPVYLPEHQPAHLDALGDWLASESAVAVGEIGLDHYLPELDRDRQKYYFAAQLGIARDLHLPVVVHARHAVEDVYLTLRRFPGVTGVIHSFAGSEEQARRLMDLGFCFGFGGPLTYPGAHRLHRLVKSLPQDRLLLETDSPDQPDAGHRGCRNEPAYLPAVLAALAQWREADPAELAEATFRNTLKLFHLDDLYESSLCPH; encoded by the coding sequence ATGCGTCTTTTCGACAGCCATGCCCATTTCGACGATGACAGCTTCGACGCCGATCGTCCGGCTGCCCTGGCGCGCGCGCGTGAGGCCGGTGTGATCGCGCAGCTCGTGCCCGCCATCAGCGCCCGGCTCTGGCCGCGCCTGCGCGAGGTCTGCAATGCCGATGAGCATTTGTACCCGGCCTATGGCCTGCATCCGGTGTATCTGCCCGAGCACCAGCCGGCGCATCTGGATGCCCTAGGTGACTGGCTGGCGAGTGAGTCGGCAGTGGCTGTCGGCGAGATCGGTCTGGATCATTATCTGCCGGAGCTCGATCGTGATCGGCAGAAATACTATTTTGCGGCGCAACTGGGCATTGCCCGGGATCTGCATCTGCCGGTGGTGGTGCATGCCCGCCATGCCGTCGAGGATGTGTATCTGACCTTGCGGCGCTTTCCGGGCGTCACTGGCGTCATTCATAGTTTCGCCGGCAGCGAGGAGCAGGCGCGCCGGCTCATGGACCTGGGTTTTTGCTTTGGTTTTGGCGGCCCGCTGACCTACCCTGGCGCGCACCGCCTGCATCGGCTGGTCAAAAGCCTGCCGCAGGATCGTTTGCTGCTGGAGACCGACAGCCCCGACCAGCCCGACGCCGGGCATCGGGGTTGCCGCAACGAACCGGCCTATCTGCCCGCAGTGCTTGCCGCCCTGGCACAATGGCGCGAGGCGGATCCGGCAGAATTGGCCGAGGCCACGTTTCGCAATACCCTGAAGCTCTTTCACCTGGACGATCTCTATGAATCATCCCTTTGCCCGCACTGA
- a CDS encoding YifB family Mg chelatase-like AAA ATPase: MALAIVHSRALTGIHAAAVAVEVDLAPGLPGFAIVGLPEAAVKEARDRVRAAIHNSGFTFPAKRITVNLAPADLPKEGGGFDLPIALGILAASGQIPLESLRACEFLGELALDGSLRPVRGALAAALAAGAADRALLLPIANATEASLAACAPVFGASSLAEVSAHLRDLERIPPGVSDPGLLDALHHADLADVRGQAGAKRALEIAAAGRHHILFLGPPGTGKTMLASRLPGILPPPPREESLEIAAIQSSSPQGFDPRLWGQRPFRSPHHSASSVALVGGGSNPRPGEISLAHHGVLFLDELPEFPRQVLETLREPLETGEIHISRAGRQARFPARFQLIAAMNPCPCGYLGDPRHACRCTPAQVAQYRARLSAPLLDRIDIQMEVPALPLNELQAGGQATESSAEVRERVMVAHARQIARQGRANGLLAAGEVDAFCTLDAAGRKLLESAMTRLGLSARAYHRILKLARSIADLAGIEQIQSAHVAEAIQYRRLDRPAAAVS, translated from the coding sequence TTGGCATTAGCGATTGTCCATAGCCGGGCCCTGACCGGCATCCACGCCGCAGCGGTTGCCGTCGAGGTCGATCTCGCGCCCGGCCTGCCGGGTTTTGCCATCGTCGGCCTGCCGGAAGCGGCGGTCAAGGAGGCCCGGGACCGGGTTCGCGCCGCCATCCACAACTCGGGTTTCACTTTTCCGGCCAAGCGCATCACCGTCAATCTGGCGCCAGCGGACCTGCCCAAGGAAGGCGGTGGCTTCGATCTGCCGATAGCACTCGGCATTCTCGCCGCCAGTGGCCAGATACCCTTGGAGAGCCTGCGGGCCTGCGAATTCCTCGGGGAACTGGCGCTCGACGGCAGCCTGCGCCCGGTGCGCGGCGCCCTGGCCGCGGCACTGGCGGCTGGGGCAGCGGATCGCGCCCTGCTCCTGCCGATTGCCAATGCCACCGAGGCGAGCCTGGCCGCTTGTGCGCCGGTGTTTGGCGCCAGCAGTCTGGCCGAAGTCAGCGCCCATCTGCGCGATCTCGAAAGAATCCCGCCTGGCGTGAGCGATCCTGGACTGCTGGATGCGCTTCATCATGCCGATCTCGCCGATGTCCGGGGCCAGGCTGGCGCCAAGCGCGCCCTGGAGATCGCCGCGGCCGGTCGCCATCATATTCTTTTTCTTGGCCCGCCCGGTACCGGCAAGACCATGCTCGCCAGCCGTCTGCCCGGCATCCTGCCGCCGCCCCCGCGCGAGGAGAGCCTGGAGATCGCCGCCATCCAGAGCAGCAGCCCACAGGGCTTCGATCCCCGGCTCTGGGGACAGCGCCCGTTTCGCTCGCCGCACCACAGCGCCAGCAGCGTGGCGCTGGTCGGCGGCGGCTCCAACCCCCGGCCCGGCGAGATCAGCCTCGCCCATCATGGCGTGCTGTTCCTCGATGAACTGCCGGAATTTCCGCGCCAAGTGCTCGAAACCCTGCGCGAACCGCTGGAAACCGGCGAGATCCACATCTCCCGGGCCGGGCGCCAGGCGCGCTTTCCCGCGCGCTTCCAACTCATCGCCGCCATGAACCCCTGCCCCTGCGGTTACCTGGGTGATCCGCGCCATGCCTGCCGCTGCACCCCGGCCCAGGTGGCGCAGTACCGCGCTCGGCTCTCCGCTCCCCTGCTCGATCGCATCGATATCCAGATGGAAGTGCCCGCCCTGCCCCTGAACGAGCTGCAGGCGGGCGGTCAGGCCACGGAGAGCAGTGCCGAGGTGCGCGAACGGGTGATGGTCGCCCATGCCCGCCAGATCGCGCGTCAGGGACGCGCCAATGGCCTGCTGGCGGCTGGCGAGGTCGATGCCTTCTGCACCCTCGATGCCGCCGGCCGCAAGCTCCTGGAGTCGGCCATGACCCGCCTGGGCCTGTCCGCCCGCGCCTATCACCGCATTCTCAAGCTGGCCCGCAGCATCGCCGATCTCGCCGGCATCGAGCAGATCCAGTCAGCGCATGTCGCCGAGGCCATCCAGTACCGGCGTCTCGACCGCCCGGCCGCCGCGGTCAGCTAG
- a CDS encoding FAD-dependent monooxygenase, whose protein sequence is MTKKIECDIAILGDGPAGLSLALALADSGLSVALLDTLPGPRPGSSPPERTLALSLGSTRILEHLGIKIRGTPISGIQVSQSGTPGTVHLDSALIDAPYLGIVLELEQLRDSLSEALHGRTNLVQIPFGPVQALQQHAHHVSVHGRDSELRARLLVAADGGQGGVAELAGLRRVSWDYNRFACIASVTPDRPPAGIAYEHFLPAGPLAFLPFSQERFSIVWSLRPSEAAQLDTLSDAAFLDRLNRLAPRKLGRIRATGPRAMLPLAFQRTLGKPDQRLALVGNSAQTLHPVAGQGFNLGLRDGVTLAAMIKAASERGEDIGGPVLLERYLASRQQDRSEIIGLTEGLNRLFSNAILPLKLARGLGLVAMDQVPALKRRLAARAAGLEIPAGSHTPALTPGSGHAPSSGELHAGL, encoded by the coding sequence ATGACCAAGAAAATCGAATGTGACATTGCCATCCTTGGCGACGGCCCTGCCGGCTTGAGCCTGGCGCTGGCGCTGGCCGACAGCGGGCTGTCGGTCGCCCTGCTGGATACCCTGCCCGGCCCGCGTCCCGGCTCATCCCCGCCGGAAAGAACCCTGGCGCTGTCGCTGGGTAGCACCCGCATCCTTGAACATCTCGGCATCAAGATCAGGGGCACGCCCATCAGCGGCATTCAGGTCAGCCAGAGCGGCACACCGGGCACCGTGCACCTCGATAGTGCATTGATTGACGCGCCCTATCTGGGAATCGTGCTGGAACTGGAACAACTGCGAGACAGCTTGTCCGAAGCCCTGCATGGCCGCACCAACCTGGTGCAAATCCCTTTCGGGCCGGTGCAGGCATTGCAACAGCATGCTCACCATGTTTCGGTGCATGGCCGTGACAGCGAGTTGCGCGCACGCCTGCTGGTCGCCGCCGACGGCGGTCAGGGTGGCGTTGCCGAACTCGCCGGCCTGCGCCGCGTCAGTTGGGATTACAACCGCTTTGCCTGTATTGCCTCAGTCACCCCCGACCGCCCGCCGGCGGGCATTGCCTATGAACATTTCCTGCCAGCAGGTCCCCTGGCCTTCCTGCCCTTCAGCCAGGAGCGTTTCAGCATCGTCTGGAGCCTGAGGCCAAGCGAGGCAGCGCAGCTCGACACTCTCTCGGATGCCGCCTTCCTGGACCGGCTCAATCGTCTGGCCCCGCGCAAGCTCGGGCGGATCCGCGCCACGGGCCCTCGCGCCATGCTGCCGCTGGCCTTTCAGCGCACGCTCGGCAAGCCGGATCAGCGCCTGGCCCTGGTAGGAAACAGCGCCCAGACCCTGCACCCGGTCGCCGGCCAGGGCTTCAACCTCGGCCTGCGCGACGGCGTCACGCTGGCGGCCATGATCAAGGCCGCCAGCGAGCGCGGCGAGGACATCGGCGGTCCGGTATTGCTGGAGCGCTACCTGGCCAGCCGCCAGCAGGATCGCAGCGAGATCATCGGCCTCACTGAAGGGCTCAACCGGCTGTTCTCCAATGCCATCCTGCCGCTGAAGCTGGCCCGGGGCCTCGGGCTGGTGGCCATGGACCAGGTTCCTGCCCTCAAGCGCCGCCTGGCAGCACGCGCCGCAGGTTTGGAGATCCCCGCGGGCAGCCACACGCCGGCCCTGACGCCCGGTTCAGGGCATGCACCTTCAAGCGGAGAACTGCATGCTGGCCTCTGA
- a CDS encoding TorF family putative porin, with protein MRKQNKTLVSLTLLGLGLFSGSSTAFAEITGNIGAVSNYIFRGFNQTGGGAAVQGGLTYNHESGLSLGYWGSTVDYTVVGGPASYSGTSSAQITGTENDLILSYGGKVGEFGYGVGVIGYLYPQANHNNSAELNLKLAYGLLTFNAFYALQDAYWTNQGDVYTNLAIALPMPNDFTFGANAGYYFFENEGDYLTGGTESSNFTDATVSLSHPLPIKGASMSVNYTIGGKDRYDTDIGDNTWLGLNLAF; from the coding sequence ATGCGCAAACAAAACAAAACCCTTGTATCCCTCACATTGCTTGGCCTTGGTCTTTTCTCTGGTTCGAGCACGGCTTTCGCCGAAATCACCGGCAACATCGGCGCCGTGAGCAATTACATTTTCCGGGGATTCAATCAGACCGGCGGCGGCGCGGCGGTTCAGGGCGGCCTGACCTATAACCATGAAAGTGGGCTGTCCCTGGGTTACTGGGGATCGACCGTGGACTACACCGTGGTTGGTGGCCCGGCTTCCTACTCCGGCACGAGCTCAGCACAGATCACCGGCACCGAGAATGATCTGATTCTCAGCTATGGCGGCAAGGTCGGCGAATTTGGTTACGGCGTCGGCGTCATCGGCTATCTCTATCCACAGGCCAATCATAATAACTCCGCCGAGCTGAACCTCAAGCTGGCATACGGGCTGCTGACCTTCAATGCCTTCTATGCCCTGCAGGATGCTTACTGGACCAACCAGGGCGATGTTTATACGAATTTGGCCATCGCCTTGCCCATGCCCAACGATTTCACCTTTGGCGCCAATGCCGGGTACTACTTCTTTGAAAATGAAGGCGACTATCTAACTGGCGGCACCGAATCCAGCAACTTCACCGACGCCACCGTCAGTCTCAGCCATCCCTTGCCGATCAAGGGTGCGAGCATGAGCGTGAACTACACCATAGGCGGCAAGGATCGCTACGATACCGATATTGGCGACAATACCTGGCTGGGTCTGAACCTGGCGTTCTAG